The following are encoded in a window of Phreatobacter oligotrophus genomic DNA:
- a CDS encoding alpha/beta fold hydrolase, whose product MPIAASPDAPRGLPLVFVPGLNCTADLFAPQIAHFRDAHPVTVADHASDETIAEIAHRLLASAPPKFALIGLSMGGYVALEVMRQAPQRVAKLALLDTRASQDVLGDTEIREAAIKMAQTGRFDDIHNVLWPRIVHIRRLGDTALEAIVRTMSDKTGPARFIRQQKAIMARPSYEASLSAIRCPTLILVGEDDALTPRFMSEDMAEAIRGSELVVVPDCGHLSTLERPEAVNAALERWLAA is encoded by the coding sequence ATGCCGATTGCTGCCTCGCCTGACGCGCCCCGTGGCCTGCCGCTGGTCTTCGTTCCCGGCCTCAACTGCACCGCCGATCTCTTCGCGCCGCAGATCGCCCATTTCCGCGATGCGCATCCGGTGACGGTCGCCGACCACGCCAGCGACGAGACCATTGCCGAGATCGCCCACCGGCTGCTGGCCAGCGCCCCGCCGAAATTCGCGCTGATCGGCCTGTCGATGGGCGGCTATGTGGCGCTGGAGGTGATGCGCCAGGCGCCGCAGCGCGTGGCCAAGCTCGCCCTTCTCGACACCCGCGCCAGCCAGGATGTCCTCGGCGATACCGAGATCCGCGAGGCCGCCATCAAGATGGCCCAGACCGGCCGTTTCGACGACATCCACAACGTGCTCTGGCCGCGCATCGTCCATATCCGGCGGCTCGGCGACACGGCGCTGGAGGCGATCGTGAGGACCATGTCGGACAAGACCGGGCCCGCCCGCTTCATCCGGCAGCAGAAGGCGATCATGGCGCGGCCGTCCTACGAGGCGAGCCTTAGCGCCATCCGCTGCCCGACGTTGATCCTGGTCGGCGAAGACGATGCGCTCACCCCCCGCTTCATGTCCGAGGACATGGCCGAGGCCATTCGCGGCTCCGAGCTCGTGGTCGTGCCGGATTGCGGCCATCTCTCGACGCTGGAGCGGCCGGAGGCGGTGAATGCCGCGCTGGAGCGCTGGCTCGCGGCGTGA
- a CDS encoding DEAD/DEAH box helicase, protein MPFSELGLSAKVQAAVASAGYTEPTPIQAQAIPHVLARRDVLGIAQTGTGKTAAFTLPMLTMLEEGRARARMPRTLILEPTRELAAQVEDNFVKYGVNHKLSVALLIGGVSFGDQDAKLTRGVDVLIATPGRLLDHFERGRLLLTGVELLVIDEADRMLDMGFIPDIERICKMVPFTRQTLFFTATMPPEIQRITEQFLHNPIKIEVARQNSTATTITQRLVRSGKKDFEKRETLRSLVRGAENLKNAIIFCNRKSEVATLYKSLQKHEFSVAALHGDMDQSARTAALAAFRDGRIQLLVASDVAARGLDIPDVSHVFNYDTPHHAEDYVHRIGRTGRAGRLGTAITIVTPEDGKLVSAIEKLIGQSIEWGSDPVTEEEASEARRERRAGGGRGERSGRGGRGGEERGGRKGRGDRSEPREAREPREAREPREAREPREIRESREPAPRVERPARSAEAPRARGSERPAGRPPAHEEADMSHLPQFLLRPVTYRAK, encoded by the coding sequence ATGCCCTTTTCCGAACTCGGCCTGAGCGCCAAGGTGCAAGCCGCCGTGGCCTCGGCCGGCTATACCGAACCCACCCCGATCCAGGCCCAGGCCATCCCCCATGTCCTGGCCCGCCGCGATGTCCTCGGCATCGCCCAGACCGGCACCGGCAAGACCGCCGCCTTCACCCTGCCGATGCTGACCATGCTGGAGGAAGGCCGCGCCCGCGCCCGCATGCCGCGCACGCTCATCCTGGAGCCGACGCGCGAGCTCGCCGCCCAGGTCGAGGACAACTTCGTCAAGTATGGCGTCAACCACAAGCTGAGCGTCGCCCTGCTCATCGGCGGCGTCTCCTTCGGTGACCAGGACGCCAAGCTCACCCGCGGCGTCGACGTGCTGATCGCCACCCCCGGCCGCCTGCTCGACCATTTCGAGCGCGGACGCCTGCTGCTCACCGGCGTCGAGCTCCTCGTCATCGACGAGGCCGACCGCATGCTCGACATGGGCTTCATCCCGGACATCGAGCGCATCTGCAAGATGGTGCCCTTCACCCGCCAGACGCTGTTCTTCACGGCGACCATGCCGCCGGAAATCCAGCGCATCACCGAGCAGTTCCTGCACAACCCCATCAAGATCGAGGTCGCCCGCCAGAACTCCACGGCGACCACCATCACCCAGCGCCTCGTGCGGTCCGGCAAGAAGGACTTCGAGAAGCGCGAGACCCTGCGCAGCCTCGTCCGCGGCGCGGAGAACCTGAAGAACGCCATCATCTTCTGCAATCGCAAGAGCGAGGTGGCGACCCTCTACAAGTCGCTGCAGAAGCACGAATTCTCGGTCGCCGCCCTGCATGGCGACATGGACCAGAGCGCGCGCACGGCAGCGCTTGCCGCCTTCCGCGACGGCCGGATCCAGCTTCTCGTCGCCTCCGACGTCGCCGCCCGCGGCCTCGATATCCCCGACGTCAGCCACGTCTTCAACTACGACACGCCGCACCATGCGGAGGATTATGTCCATCGCATCGGCCGCACCGGCCGCGCCGGACGCCTCGGCACCGCCATCACCATCGTGACGCCCGAGGACGGCAAGCTCGTCAGCGCCATCGAGAAGCTGATCGGCCAGTCGATCGAATGGGGCTCCGACCCGGTCACCGAGGAGGAGGCCAGCGAGGCCCGCCGGGAGCGGCGCGCCGGCGGCGGTCGTGGCGAGCGGTCGGGCCGCGGTGGCCGTGGTGGCGAGGAGCGCGGCGGCCGGAAGGGCCGCGGTGACCGTTCCGAGCCGCGCGAGGCCCGCGAGCCGCGCGAGGCACGCGAGCCCCGTGAAGCACGCGAGCCGCGCGAGATCCGCGAATCGCGCGAGCCCGCGCCGCGCGTCGAGCGCCCTGCCCGTTCGGCCGAAGCGCCCCGCGCGCGCGGCTCCGAACGCCCGGCTGGCCGCCCCCCGGCTCACGAGGAGGCGGATATGTCCCACCTCCCGCAATTCCTGCTGCGGCCCGTCACCTATCGCGCGAAATGA